Proteins encoded within one genomic window of Candidatus Thermodiscus eudorianus:
- a CDS encoding beta-propeller domain-containing protein has translation MVAVDSGARYYSIIIIIIIILSAFVAWHRGGEDGTAIRTSSVTSRVDTVAGALANVSAMGEVYGRWSELVDLILDYASHGPRQGVIGYGVPGYVPEYGLLSETPVKAGYTTAATAGTEPAGQIYQGNFQVRGVLEGDIAAFNGTHLLVARGGFLRLYNVSDPRAITLVKSISIRGLAEELAPNATITLMVDGKSIMYRLPLDVLSVRLMMTDNRIIAIISVAYSGVDFNLLHSNGTLEFYPVKTIVAVMDAGMNPVGSVIVDGRLVDTRLTGDTVSLVAREEAYVKYRTGVYAVIPTVNGRLLEPERVVVLGNSTMHYTLVAAINSTDASYNAMALLGSADNIVAVLSADSTLYLACSNLIVPRGEAGSGHNTRLYALRLRPDRIELTGTTTVPGIVDNSWQLEPYRGYLLVLTEPLWLSGSVSLYVLNGTSLSNVSSLRDLALDEKVYGVRLIGDTLYFVTYRRVDPLFAVNLSNPAEPVVIGYLKGPGFDSYLHPVGDDLLLGVGVDDRGFVRLSLYKVDGGRLVLVDRLETKYWDSPVLHSWEQGYKAFTYVDRYGIIVFPAWSRGSDGHVYYKPVVFAVEDGPRLAYLGELNHVGGVRSYYNGDVLYTVSLGVTPYYVMLDTGTSDNAGEIPTVASWSLETLDLLSEAP, from the coding sequence GTGGTTGCAGTGGATAGCGGTGCCCGATATTACTCCATAATTATCATAATTATTATAATCTTATCTGCTTTCGTGGCATGGCACAGGGGCGGGGAGGATGGAACCGCCATTAGAACCTCCAGCGTTACAAGCCGTGTGGACACGGTGGCTGGTGCATTAGCGAATGTTAGTGCGATGGGTGAAGTCTACGGGCGGTGGTCTGAACTGGTAGATCTAATCCTTGACTACGCGTCTCACGGACCCCGCCAGGGCGTCATAGGGTACGGGGTCCCGGGCTATGTACCGGAGTACGGCCTCCTCTCGGAGACTCCAGTCAAGGCCGGTTATACAACGGCTGCTACTGCTGGAACCGAGCCAGCAGGACAGATCTACCAGGGCAACTTCCAGGTCCGGGGCGTGCTTGAGGGCGATATAGCCGCCTTCAATGGGACACACTTGCTCGTTGCCCGTGGAGGGTTCCTGCGATTGTATAATGTCTCCGATCCCCGGGCTATTACGCTTGTGAAGTCAATTAGCATAAGAGGCCTAGCCGAGGAGCTTGCCCCGAACGCCACTATCACGTTGATGGTCGATGGTAAGAGTATCATGTACAGGCTACCACTCGACGTACTATCTGTTCGCTTGATGATGACTGACAATAGGATAATAGCAATTATATCGGTCGCATATTCTGGCGTCGACTTCAACTTACTGCATAGTAATGGTACCCTGGAGTTCTACCCGGTGAAGACTATTGTAGCGGTAATGGACGCTGGAATGAATCCCGTAGGCTCAGTCATAGTGGACGGACGCCTCGTAGACACTAGACTTACCGGGGATACTGTATCCCTTGTAGCCAGGGAGGAGGCATATGTCAAGTATAGGACCGGCGTCTACGCCGTGATTCCAACAGTTAATGGCCGCCTCCTGGAGCCCGAAAGGGTGGTGGTCCTTGGGAACAGTACGATGCACTATACATTGGTAGCCGCTATTAACTCGACGGATGCGTCGTACAATGCAATGGCACTCTTAGGTTCCGCCGATAACATTGTAGCGGTCCTGTCCGCCGACTCAACCCTGTACCTGGCGTGTAGCAACCTCATAGTTCCTCGTGGAGAGGCGGGTTCAGGACATAATACTAGGCTTTACGCCTTGAGACTTAGGCCGGATAGGATAGAGTTGACGGGGACCACCACGGTTCCGGGGATCGTTGATAACAGCTGGCAACTCGAACCCTATAGGGGCTACCTCCTTGTCCTAACCGAGCCTTTATGGCTTAGTGGCTCGGTTTCCCTCTATGTGCTCAATGGCACTAGTCTTAGCAATGTATCCTCCCTGAGGGACCTGGCTCTGGATGAGAAGGTCTATGGTGTTAGATTAATCGGAGATACCCTGTATTTCGTCACGTACAGGAGAGTTGACCCGCTTTTCGCCGTAAACCTCAGCAACCCCGCAGAGCCTGTCGTTATAGGGTACTTGAAGGGGCCCGGTTTCGACTCGTACCTCCACCCGGTCGGCGATGATCTCCTGCTGGGTGTAGGGGTTGACGATCGAGGCTTCGTTAGGTTATCGCTCTACAAGGTTGATGGCGGTAGGCTTGTGTTGGTTGACAGGCTTGAGACTAAGTACTGGGATTCCCCTGTACTGCATTCTTGGGAGCAGGGGTATAAGGCTTTCACTTATGTAGACCGGTATGGGATTATCGTGTTTCCCGCGTGGTCTAGAGGCTCTGACGGACACGTGTACTATAAGCCGGTGGTGTTCGCCGTCGAAGACGGCCCCCGCCTGGCGTATCTGGGGGAGTTAAACCATGTAGGCGGTGTTAGGTCATACTATAATGGAGATGTGCTCTACACCGTCTCCCTCGGCGTGACGCCATACTATGTAATGCTAGATACTGGGACCTCCGATAATGCCGGTGAGATTCCAACCGTAGCGTCGTGGAGCCTAGAGACCCTGGATTTGCTCTCTGAGGCCCCGTAG
- a CDS encoding DMT family transporter: MLLRSKWAYIALVIVAVANISTASILVRLAGVHGLVAATWRLILSSAITLVLLSLSSGRESLKALSTRDALLMTASGIALALHFGLWMMSLFHLTVAASVTIVDSYPALLAITGRYILGERYSRVQLTGSLIAMAGVAGLAVSSTRSALHPPGGDPIVGSILSLAGMVAVAVYFLIGKAMRAKYSTLTYTGIVYSIAALVAALLTKLSGYNITGYTLETYLYLLGLALLPMLGGHTIINFVLEKLSLLAATVPVLGEPVGAAILAWIILGEPTTPLEALWMAVTLTGIGMVLLGEK; the protein is encoded by the coding sequence TTGCTGTTAAGGTCGAAGTGGGCCTATATAGCCCTAGTCATAGTAGCGGTCGCGAACATATCCACGGCGTCGATACTGGTAAGGCTAGCAGGAGTCCACGGGCTAGTAGCGGCCACATGGAGGCTGATACTCTCATCGGCAATTACCCTGGTACTACTCTCCCTATCCAGTGGCAGAGAGAGCCTGAAAGCCCTGAGTACACGCGATGCGCTACTCATGACGGCGTCCGGAATAGCGCTAGCACTACACTTCGGGCTATGGATGATGAGCCTCTTCCACCTAACGGTTGCAGCCAGCGTCACTATAGTGGACAGCTACCCGGCCCTCCTAGCAATAACAGGCCGCTACATACTGGGAGAACGATATAGCCGGGTCCAATTGACAGGCTCCCTCATAGCCATGGCTGGAGTAGCGGGGCTCGCCGTGTCCTCGACCCGCTCGGCGCTGCACCCGCCAGGCGGGGATCCGATAGTGGGCTCTATACTCTCGCTAGCTGGCATGGTGGCAGTGGCGGTATACTTCCTGATAGGGAAGGCTATGAGGGCTAAGTATAGCACCCTAACCTATACAGGCATAGTATATAGCATTGCAGCCCTAGTAGCCGCATTATTGACGAAGCTCTCCGGCTACAACATTACAGGCTACACGCTAGAAACATACCTATATCTCCTAGGGCTAGCCCTCCTACCAATGCTGGGAGGACACACAATAATCAACTTCGTCCTAGAGAAGCTAAGCCTACTAGCAGCGACAGTGCCAGTGTTAGGGGAGCCGGTAGGCGCCGCAATACTAGCATGGATAATACTAGGCGAGCCGACCACGCCCTTAGAAGCCCTCTGGATGGCGGTAACACTCACCGGGATAGGAATGGTCCTGCTAGGCGAGAAATAG
- a CDS encoding ABC transporter permease: MIKTILWKELVDLSRDRKTLAAVIILPLLGLPGLALIAGSLASTQQITINIAVRDARAVGLAGKLAHMLEDYIKGSGYRVNITVTTQPLQPAYYDLLVTIPEGFTDNLTSLDKTAKLIVSAGLGTGGDIALQALNNAVAVISHQIVVERIELLSQKAGLSVDPASLLDPIKIARTYHEATGAPASPQQAQAAFTARLLEFAFLFVVNPAVVYMADSVVGERERKTIEKLLLSPVGKLELLAGKMIASFILGFIASLVDALGILVFFKLSGLEVTITTGLALTWSLSAALVILVTSSMVAMVSARSESVRSAQNASFIILAAAMAVYFAALLVDLSRVPSTVSLALQLIPFTHAALAVHTYAIGAPNGPVQHLALLALFLLIFLYLAARSFDSERILLHH, translated from the coding sequence GTGATAAAGACAATACTATGGAAGGAGCTCGTAGACCTATCACGCGACCGGAAAACCCTAGCCGCCGTGATAATACTACCCTTGCTAGGCCTGCCGGGACTAGCCCTAATAGCGGGCTCCCTAGCCTCAACCCAACAAATCACCATAAACATAGCGGTTAGAGACGCGAGAGCAGTAGGACTCGCAGGGAAACTCGCACACATGCTAGAGGACTACATCAAGGGATCCGGCTACAGGGTGAATATAACAGTCACAACCCAGCCACTCCAGCCAGCGTACTACGACCTACTAGTCACAATCCCAGAAGGCTTCACAGATAACCTGACAAGCCTAGACAAGACAGCCAAGCTCATCGTCAGCGCGGGACTAGGCACAGGGGGAGACATAGCGCTACAAGCACTAAACAACGCAGTAGCCGTGATCTCGCACCAGATCGTAGTCGAGAGGATAGAGCTACTCTCGCAGAAGGCAGGATTAAGCGTCGACCCTGCCTCCCTCCTAGACCCAATCAAGATAGCAAGGACCTACCACGAGGCGACAGGAGCCCCCGCCTCCCCGCAACAGGCCCAAGCAGCCTTCACCGCACGACTACTCGAATTCGCTTTCCTCTTCGTAGTAAACCCCGCTGTAGTCTACATGGCGGATAGCGTTGTGGGCGAGCGGGAGCGGAAAACCATAGAGAAGTTGCTCCTGTCACCAGTCGGCAAGCTAGAGCTACTCGCCGGAAAGATGATAGCGTCATTCATATTGGGCTTCATAGCCTCCCTAGTAGACGCTCTAGGAATACTAGTATTCTTCAAGCTATCGGGCCTAGAGGTGACCATAACAACAGGACTAGCACTGACCTGGTCCCTCTCGGCAGCCCTGGTCATCCTAGTCACCTCCTCTATGGTCGCCATGGTCTCGGCTAGGAGCGAGTCTGTCAGGTCGGCCCAGAACGCATCCTTCATAATACTAGCCGCGGCCATGGCGGTTTACTTCGCAGCCCTCCTAGTAGACCTATCCAGGGTCCCCTCAACCGTCTCGCTAGCCCTACAGCTAATACCCTTCACCCACGCAGCCCTAGCAGTCCACACCTACGCAATAGGCGCTCCAAACGGGCCAGTACAGCATCTAGCCCTCCTAGCCCTATTCCTCCTCATATTCCTATACCTAGCCGCTCGATCCTTTGACAGCGAGAGGATACTGCTACACCACTAG
- a CDS encoding VTT domain-containing protein, translating into MNIVDLLDKLNEYGPPGLFLVSFISNAIPGFPAIYLAFVGTYALVATDTTHASLAIIVSGLGAGLGKLFVFMSSRALGRASKRLKSVKEKTEWLGEEAEKGVFILVLLFAALPLPDDILYIPLGLTGFRAASFAIAVILGKIILTALVFFLGRAYKSLFESITSASAQENLGLLVGGMVVASIIATAIIFSMDWKKIYMTYKRHGSIKATLQLILELVRVATFNFINPENPPAKSQLCIALCLSTVLAPIGYLYTKDARYMVISWITVFEAYALYNYIKTRAKPVNNQ; encoded by the coding sequence TTGAACATAGTAGACCTGCTCGACAAACTCAACGAATACGGGCCGCCAGGACTCTTCCTAGTCTCCTTTATAAGCAACGCGATACCCGGGTTCCCAGCGATCTACCTGGCATTCGTCGGGACCTATGCACTCGTGGCTACCGACACGACCCATGCATCACTAGCAATCATAGTATCCGGACTAGGAGCCGGCCTAGGGAAGCTATTCGTGTTTATGTCATCGAGAGCCCTCGGAAGAGCCTCTAAGAGGCTGAAAAGCGTCAAGGAGAAGACCGAGTGGCTCGGGGAGGAAGCCGAGAAGGGAGTCTTTATACTGGTCTTGCTATTCGCAGCGTTACCATTACCCGATGATATACTATACATACCCCTCGGACTCACAGGGTTCAGGGCAGCGAGCTTCGCCATAGCTGTGATACTGGGGAAGATAATACTTACTGCCCTGGTATTCTTCCTAGGCAGGGCCTATAAGAGCCTCTTCGAGTCGATAACCTCAGCATCTGCCCAGGAGAATCTGGGCCTTCTAGTGGGAGGCATGGTAGTCGCATCGATTATAGCAACCGCGATAATATTCTCGATGGACTGGAAAAAGATCTATATGACCTACAAGAGGCATGGATCGATAAAGGCTACCCTACAGCTAATCCTGGAGCTCGTCAGGGTGGCCACCTTTAACTTCATAAACCCCGAGAACCCACCCGCGAAGAGCCAGCTATGCATAGCCCTATGCCTGTCGACAGTATTAGCGCCTATAGGCTATCTCTACACAAAAGACGCCAGATACATGGTCATCTCATGGATAACGGTATTCGAGGCATATGCACTGTATAATTACATAAAAACCCGGGCAAAACCCGTGAACAACCAGTAA
- a CDS encoding class I SAM-dependent methyltransferase yields MSTASVFDRLYERYDQWYLRHQSLAYSELLTVSKALEGLSGPCVEIGVGTGWFASRLGCDLGVDPSFNMLRVARSRGLEVVVGVGESLPLGTGRFSTVLMVVTLCFVDDPVSVFRESSRILADGGSLVACIVPRDSPWGEYYLQLSSMNHPFYRIARFYTVEEVDELAAGLGLRRTHAYATLTYPPGVERVEEPRAYQGGEGFVCLRYSRK; encoded by the coding sequence GTGTCGACCGCCTCCGTCTTCGATAGGCTTTACGAACGCTATGACCAATGGTATCTAAGGCATCAGAGCCTAGCGTACAGCGAGCTTCTAACCGTTTCCAAGGCTTTAGAGGGTCTAAGCGGGCCCTGTGTCGAGATAGGCGTTGGCACCGGCTGGTTCGCGTCCAGGCTAGGCTGTGATCTGGGCGTTGACCCGAGTTTCAATATGCTTCGGGTTGCTAGGAGTAGAGGCTTAGAGGTGGTTGTTGGGGTTGGGGAGAGCCTGCCGCTGGGGACCGGTCGTTTCTCTACGGTCTTGATGGTCGTCACTCTCTGTTTCGTCGATGACCCCGTCAGCGTCTTCCGCGAATCGTCGAGGATCCTGGCCGATGGAGGGTCCCTTGTAGCGTGCATCGTCCCCCGGGACTCTCCATGGGGCGAGTATTACCTGCAGTTGTCCTCTATGAATCACCCCTTCTATCGCATCGCTAGATTCTACACGGTCGAAGAGGTAGACGAGCTGGCGGCGGGCCTGGGTCTAAGGAGGACTCATGCCTACGCGACTCTAACATACCCTCCCGGGGTTGAACGCGTAGAAGAGCCGAGAGCCTACCAGGGTGGAGAAGGCTTCGTCTGCCTAAGGTATAGTAGAAAGTAA